In Streptomyces sclerotialus, one genomic interval encodes:
- a CDS encoding ATP-grasp domain-containing protein: MRMHLLALNPTDSVTDGFLPAAARLGLDVTVLTDQPAAHHGRYPRTEIIECDVHDVRAVISRIAAHGPADAVFTNSDHLQTQAALAAAYFGLPGKDWRAALRAKNKAEMRRHLAAAGLDTVRSAQLAPHEEPGTLAAAGLPYPCVLKPREGVASEDVVLAEGPGELVERAKEIRSRRPEAALVAEEYLPGELFTLETLGDGRTLHVLGGFHTTVSPPPAFIEERLTFVASHPEPVVAQVLAQLRALGVGFGACHTEFVVHEGRARLIEVNYRAIGDQCDLLLAQVLDVPLFAHILRTHLGEPLPAGLGARTGRAADVRYALADRAGTLTAAPAAQDRTVDGVRLTYRPLRAVGSTHPHYRTNRDYLGVLRAVGSDQRAVDRAAEAFFATERWEITP, encoded by the coding sequence ATGCGGATGCACCTGCTCGCGCTCAACCCCACCGACTCGGTCACCGACGGCTTCCTCCCGGCCGCCGCCCGCCTCGGCCTCGACGTCACCGTCCTGACGGACCAGCCGGCGGCCCACCACGGGAGATATCCGCGTACCGAGATCATCGAGTGCGACGTCCACGACGTCCGCGCGGTCATCAGCCGGATCGCCGCGCACGGCCCCGCCGACGCGGTCTTCACCAACAGCGACCATCTCCAGACCCAGGCGGCGCTGGCCGCCGCGTACTTCGGGCTGCCCGGCAAGGACTGGCGTGCGGCGCTGCGCGCCAAGAACAAGGCCGAGATGCGCCGCCACCTCGCCGCCGCCGGCCTCGACACCGTACGGTCCGCACAGCTCGCGCCCCATGAGGAACCGGGCACGCTGGCCGCCGCCGGTCTGCCGTACCCCTGTGTCCTCAAGCCCCGCGAAGGGGTGGCCAGCGAGGACGTCGTGCTGGCCGAGGGGCCCGGCGAACTGGTCGAGCGCGCCAAGGAGATACGGTCCCGGCGGCCGGAAGCGGCGCTGGTCGCCGAGGAGTACCTGCCCGGCGAGCTGTTCACCCTGGAGACCCTGGGCGACGGCCGGACCCTGCACGTCCTCGGCGGATTCCACACCACGGTGTCCCCTCCCCCGGCCTTCATCGAGGAGCGCCTCACGTTCGTCGCATCCCACCCCGAGCCGGTCGTGGCACAGGTACTGGCCCAACTGCGCGCGCTGGGCGTCGGGTTCGGTGCCTGCCATACCGAGTTCGTGGTCCACGAGGGCCGCGCCCGGCTCATCGAGGTCAACTACCGCGCCATCGGTGACCAGTGCGACCTGCTGCTGGCGCAGGTGCTGGACGTACCGCTCTTCGCGCACATCCTCCGCACCCACCTGGGCGAGCCGCTGCCCGCCGGCCTCGGCGCCCGGACCGGCCGCGCGGCGGACGTACGGTACGCCCTCGCCGACCGGGCGGGCACCCTCACCGCCGCACCCGCGGCGCAGGACCGCACCGTCGACGGCGTCCGTCTGACGTACCGTCCGCTGCGCGCGGTCGGCAGCACGCACCCGCACTACCGCACCAACCGCGACTACCTCGGCGTACTGCGGGCCGTCGGCAGCGACCAGCGGGCCGTCGACCGGGCCGCCGAGGCGTTCTTCGCCACCGAACGCTGGGAGATCACCCCGTGA
- a CDS encoding IucA/IucC family protein — protein sequence MPPLTNPATERTGTPAPASPARLPTADDAVAHTLLNCLLREVSGPEHQTAVDRGHLLLRLPRRDVQLRVALRRTSLIGAHRFSGPVSERTGDGWAEIGWRRLAEYVHAELTLRTGVTNDEFLDQVAAGHRATAAALAGRPAPEDAGAAGDGAWDWHDAYVASEQSLVLGHRFHPTPKARTGDPGAWQAYAPETGGTFPLLLLAVREQLVAEETAVPDAAAPLDASGAPVPAGYRLLPAHPWQYELLRGHPGLRAAVARDDVRVLGAGEVPYAATASVRTLYTADTFLKFSLNVRITNCLRKNASYELSGAVALTRLLAPVLDGLAARFPGCAVLREPAYRSLALPGPDGSPDTALLEGFGVIVREGLSRRLLPGTTPLLAAAVADEYPAGPAHISRLPAGADPQTALKWWAAYLDLLVPPVLAAYFDHGLVFEPHLQNVLICVDGAGMPAQVLLRDLEGTKLLPERHADLLATLPAEVAGPLTYDAQRGWDRVVYCLLVNHLSELLAALADLHPETEAALWGEVRRALQHHADLHGCPPRLAALLAGVPLPAKANLLTRWARKADREAGYVPLPSPLAASVLSATAGNA from the coding sequence ATGCCTCCGCTGACGAACCCCGCAACCGAACGCACCGGTACCCCGGCCCCCGCTTCCCCCGCCCGGCTGCCCACCGCCGACGACGCGGTGGCGCACACCCTGCTCAACTGCCTGCTCCGTGAGGTCTCCGGCCCCGAGCACCAGACCGCCGTCGACCGGGGCCACCTGCTCCTGCGACTGCCCCGCCGCGACGTGCAGCTGCGGGTCGCGCTGCGCCGTACGTCGCTGATCGGCGCGCACCGCTTCAGCGGCCCGGTGTCCGAGCGGACCGGCGACGGGTGGGCCGAGATCGGCTGGCGGCGGCTGGCCGAGTACGTGCACGCCGAGCTGACGCTGCGGACCGGGGTGACCAACGACGAGTTCCTGGACCAGGTCGCCGCCGGCCACCGGGCGACCGCGGCGGCGCTGGCCGGCCGGCCGGCGCCGGAGGACGCCGGTGCGGCCGGTGACGGCGCCTGGGACTGGCACGACGCCTATGTGGCCTCCGAGCAGTCGCTCGTCCTCGGCCACCGTTTCCACCCCACCCCCAAGGCCCGCACCGGCGACCCCGGCGCCTGGCAGGCGTACGCGCCCGAGACCGGCGGCACCTTCCCGCTGCTGCTGCTCGCCGTCCGCGAGCAGCTGGTCGCGGAGGAGACCGCGGTGCCGGACGCCGCCGCTCCGCTGGACGCGTCCGGCGCACCGGTGCCCGCCGGATACCGGCTGCTGCCCGCGCACCCCTGGCAGTACGAGCTGCTGCGCGGCCATCCGGGCCTCCGGGCGGCCGTGGCGCGGGACGACGTCCGCGTGCTGGGCGCCGGCGAGGTGCCCTACGCCGCGACCGCCTCGGTCCGCACCCTCTACACGGCCGACACCTTCCTGAAGTTCAGCCTGAACGTCCGGATCACCAACTGCCTGCGGAAGAACGCCAGTTACGAGTTGTCCGGCGCGGTCGCGCTCACCCGGCTGCTGGCCCCGGTCCTGGACGGCCTGGCCGCCCGCTTCCCCGGCTGCGCGGTGCTCCGCGAGCCCGCGTACCGCAGCCTGGCCCTCCCCGGACCCGACGGTTCCCCCGACACCGCGCTGCTCGAAGGATTCGGGGTGATCGTCCGCGAGGGGCTGTCCCGGCGGCTGCTGCCCGGCACCACGCCGCTGCTCGCCGCCGCCGTCGCCGACGAGTACCCGGCCGGTCCCGCGCACATCTCCCGGCTGCCGGCCGGCGCCGACCCGCAGACCGCGCTCAAGTGGTGGGCCGCCTACCTCGACCTGCTGGTCCCCCCGGTACTGGCCGCCTACTTCGACCACGGTCTGGTCTTCGAACCGCATCTGCAGAACGTGCTGATCTGCGTCGACGGCGCCGGCATGCCCGCGCAGGTACTGCTGCGCGACCTGGAGGGCACCAAACTGCTCCCCGAGCGGCACGCCGACCTCCTCGCCACGCTGCCCGCCGAGGTCGCCGGGCCCCTGACGTACGACGCGCAGCGCGGCTGGGACCGGGTGGTGTACTGCCTGCTGGTCAACCACCTCAGCGAACTGCTCGCCGCCCTCGCCGACCTGCACCCGGAGACCGAGGCCGCGCTGTGGGGCGAGGTGCGCCGCGCCCTCCAGCACCACGCCGACCTGCACGGCTGCCCGCCGCGGCTGGCCGCGCTGCTCGCGGGCGTACCGCTGCCCGCCAAGGCCAACCTGCTCACCCGCTGGGCGCGCAAGGCCGACCGCGAGGCGGGCTACGTCCCGCTGCCCTCGCCGCTCGCCGCCTCCGTCCTCTCCGCCACCGCCGGGAACGCCTGA
- a CDS encoding IucA/IucC family protein, which yields MTAATGTRTGTGTACGPAERALLVRVLSALLREDVAGLRTRSTVLQRPDGQWLRLPAGTGEALLLPLTPDGYQAEYAARLPLLVREADGARLSGLADVLAALRAHADPLDHDGFDAFAEECRQTLATLRLHAATRDEVTAALTDRHGPDPARWTGLAAGLAHDTLAARLDHPVYPASRGRSGLDEELLRAYAPEFHPRFPLRWLLLPRAAVTVAGGADALPACWPMPADLARPDLNRSHLALPVHPLTAGGPLRSALRETGLTADAVLTERPWLETVPTLSMRTVAAAADPRTHLKLPLATSTLGLRNRRTIKPPTLVDGAAGQRLLETVLAREPRFRESVLQADETVYAHAGHELLAVLCRRYPAGLDGSAVVPLAALLAPAPGGRLVIDHLADRFHGGDPLALLDACLTLLFDWQTTLFGYGIALESHQQNVSLLLDRTATGGTRMRLLFKDNDAPRINTVRLRERLGAAAPDPADFADGRICGESDGPVADVFTTITVHLCAGAYAFGLARHGRAPLDRLLGLVRDRLADAVGRLGTGPGEPGTVLRARLLDAPYLPVKAMVSAGTLLSKERSGAADINKHYTTGPNYLRPAGSAR from the coding sequence GTGACCGCCGCTACCGGGACCCGCACCGGCACGGGGACGGCGTGCGGGCCGGCGGAGCGCGCGCTGCTGGTGCGCGTGCTGAGCGCGCTGCTGCGGGAGGACGTGGCGGGCCTGCGCACCCGGAGCACCGTCCTGCAGCGCCCGGACGGTCAGTGGCTGCGACTGCCCGCCGGGACCGGCGAAGCGCTGCTGCTGCCGCTGACGCCCGACGGCTACCAGGCCGAGTACGCGGCCCGGCTGCCGCTGCTCGTCCGCGAGGCCGACGGCGCCCGGCTGAGCGGCCTCGCCGACGTCCTCGCCGCGCTGCGGGCGCACGCCGACCCGCTCGACCACGACGGCTTCGACGCCTTCGCCGAGGAGTGCCGGCAGACCCTCGCGACGCTGCGGCTGCACGCCGCGACGCGGGACGAGGTGACCGCCGCGCTGACGGACCGGCACGGCCCGGACCCCGCCCGCTGGACGGGTCTGGCCGCGGGGCTCGCCCACGACACGCTCGCGGCCCGCCTCGACCACCCGGTGTACCCGGCCTCGCGCGGGCGCTCCGGCCTGGACGAGGAGCTGCTGCGGGCGTACGCGCCGGAGTTCCACCCCCGGTTCCCGCTGCGCTGGCTGCTGCTGCCGCGCGCCGCTGTCACCGTGGCCGGCGGCGCCGACGCACTGCCCGCCTGCTGGCCGATGCCCGCCGACCTGGCACGCCCCGACCTGAACCGCAGCCACCTCGCGCTGCCGGTGCACCCGCTGACCGCCGGCGGCCCGCTGCGCTCCGCGCTCCGGGAGACGGGCCTGACCGCGGACGCGGTGCTGACCGAACGCCCCTGGCTGGAGACCGTACCGACGCTGTCGATGCGTACCGTGGCGGCGGCCGCCGACCCGCGGACGCATCTGAAACTGCCGCTGGCCACCTCGACGCTGGGGCTGCGCAACCGGCGCACCATCAAGCCGCCCACCCTGGTCGACGGCGCGGCGGGCCAGCGGCTGCTGGAGACGGTGCTCGCCCGTGAGCCGCGGTTCCGGGAGTCGGTGCTCCAGGCCGACGAGACGGTGTACGCGCACGCCGGGCACGAGCTGCTGGCCGTACTGTGCCGCCGCTACCCGGCCGGCCTGGACGGCAGCGCCGTCGTCCCGCTGGCCGCGCTGCTCGCCCCGGCGCCCGGCGGGCGGCTGGTCATCGACCACCTCGCCGACCGGTTCCACGGCGGCGACCCGCTCGCGCTGCTCGACGCCTGCCTGACCCTGCTGTTCGACTGGCAGACCACGCTCTTCGGCTACGGCATCGCCCTGGAGTCCCACCAGCAGAACGTCTCGCTGCTGCTGGACCGGACGGCCACGGGCGGTACCCGGATGCGGCTGCTGTTCAAGGACAACGACGCGCCCCGGATCAACACCGTACGGCTGCGGGAGCGGCTGGGCGCGGCCGCGCCGGACCCGGCGGACTTCGCCGACGGGCGGATATGCGGTGAGAGCGACGGTCCGGTGGCCGACGTGTTCACCACCATCACCGTCCACCTGTGTGCCGGTGCGTACGCCTTCGGGCTGGCGCGGCACGGCCGGGCGCCGCTGGACCGGCTGCTGGGGCTGGTCCGCGACCGCCTCGCCGACGCCGTCGGGCGGCTGGGCACCGGGCCCGGCGAACCGGGCACCGTCCTGCGCGCACGGCTGCTGGACGCGCCGTACCTGCCGGTCAAGGCGATGGTGAGCGCGGGGACGCTGCTGTCGAAGGAGCGCTCGGGCGCGGCCGACATCAACAAGCACTACACCACGGGCCCCAACTACCTGCGGCCGGCGGGGAGTGCCCGGTGA
- a CDS encoding FAD-dependent oxidoreductase translates to MTDPTACAATADAYDTDVLVVGSGPAGSSAGLLLATYGIRTTLVSKYGWTADTPRAHITNQRTLEVLRDLGIEDQALAAGTPQHLMGDTVLCTALTGEEIGRIRTWGTGDDRLSEYTAASPCPMTDLPQNHLEPILVGNAAARGAKVRFDTEFVRLEQDEDGVTAHLRDRLRGDDFTVRARYLIGADGARSRVAEQADLPIAGQEGKAGSMNIVFRADLSAHVAHRPSVLYWVMRPGAATGGIGMGLVRMVRPWNEWLLTWGYDINEAPPEIDGAEARRIVHDLIGDDTIDVEITSTSLWTVNHTYATRYATGRVFCAGDAVHRHPPSNGLGSNTSVQDAYNLAWKLAMVVRGQAGEGLLDTYTAERAPVGRQIVDRANLSRDQFGPIFQALGIGGGADQEGIASALAACRAPDTAGARRRRELDAAIELKNYEFNAHGVELNQRYASAAVLDDGTPAEEWPRDRELYHQPSTRPGAKLPHVWLTDAHGHRVSTLDLIGKGRFTLVTGLSGTVWQTAATACATDLGVPLTTVRIGTPAARDAYGDWHRLSTTEESGCLLVRPDGYVAWRRHAAPGTADEARAELGKALAAVLQR, encoded by the coding sequence ATGACCGACCCCACCGCCTGTGCCGCCACCGCCGACGCGTACGACACCGACGTGCTCGTCGTCGGCAGCGGACCCGCCGGCAGCAGTGCCGGCCTGCTGCTCGCCACGTACGGCATACGCACCACCCTCGTCAGCAAGTACGGCTGGACCGCCGACACCCCGCGTGCCCACATCACCAACCAGCGGACCCTGGAAGTCCTGCGCGACCTCGGCATCGAGGACCAGGCGCTGGCCGCGGGCACCCCGCAGCACCTCATGGGCGACACCGTGCTGTGCACCGCGCTCACCGGCGAGGAGATCGGCCGCATCCGTACCTGGGGCACCGGTGACGACCGGCTCTCCGAGTACACCGCCGCCAGCCCCTGCCCGATGACCGACCTGCCGCAGAACCACCTCGAACCGATCCTGGTGGGCAACGCCGCCGCGCGCGGCGCCAAGGTCCGTTTCGACACCGAGTTCGTCCGCCTGGAGCAGGACGAGGACGGTGTCACGGCCCACCTCCGCGACCGGCTGCGTGGCGACGACTTCACCGTCCGCGCCCGTTACCTGATCGGCGCGGACGGTGCGCGCAGCCGCGTCGCCGAGCAGGCGGACCTGCCCATCGCGGGGCAGGAGGGCAAGGCCGGCAGCATGAACATCGTCTTCCGCGCCGACCTGAGCGCGCACGTCGCCCACCGCCCCAGCGTCCTGTACTGGGTCATGCGGCCCGGCGCGGCGACCGGCGGCATCGGCATGGGCCTGGTCCGGATGGTCCGCCCCTGGAACGAGTGGCTGCTGACCTGGGGTTACGACATCAACGAGGCGCCCCCGGAGATCGACGGGGCGGAGGCCCGCCGCATCGTCCACGACCTGATCGGCGACGACACGATCGACGTCGAGATCACCTCCACCTCCCTGTGGACCGTCAACCACACCTACGCCACCCGCTACGCCACCGGCCGGGTCTTCTGTGCCGGGGACGCCGTGCACCGCCACCCGCCGTCCAACGGCCTCGGCTCCAACACCTCCGTCCAGGACGCCTACAACCTCGCCTGGAAGCTGGCGATGGTGGTACGCGGCCAGGCGGGCGAGGGCCTGCTCGACACCTACACCGCCGAACGCGCCCCCGTGGGCCGCCAGATCGTCGACCGCGCCAACCTCAGCCGCGACCAGTTCGGCCCGATCTTCCAGGCACTGGGCATCGGTGGCGGCGCCGACCAGGAAGGGATCGCGAGTGCGCTGGCCGCCTGCCGCGCACCGGACACGGCGGGCGCACGGCGGCGGCGCGAGCTGGACGCGGCGATCGAGCTGAAGAACTACGAGTTCAACGCGCACGGCGTGGAGCTGAACCAGCGGTATGCCTCCGCCGCCGTGCTCGACGACGGCACCCCGGCGGAGGAGTGGCCGCGCGACCGGGAGCTGTACCACCAGCCCAGCACCCGCCCGGGCGCCAAGCTCCCGCACGTCTGGCTGACGGACGCGCACGGCCACCGCGTCTCCACCCTCGACCTGATCGGAAAGGGCCGGTTCACCCTGGTCACCGGCCTCTCCGGGACCGTGTGGCAGACCGCCGCCACGGCCTGCGCCACGGACCTCGGCGTTCCCCTGACCACGGTACGCATCGGCACGCCCGCCGCCCGCGACGCGTACGGCGACTGGCACCGCCTCAGCACCACCGAGGAGTCCGGCTGCCTCCTCGTCAGGCCCGACGGTTACGTCGCCTGGCGTAGGCACGCCGCTCCCGGCACGGCGGACGAGGCCCGCGCGGAGCTCGGCAAGGCACTGGCGGCCGTGTTGCAGCGCTGA
- a CDS encoding ABC transporter substrate-binding protein gives MANRSAPRGPARLLTALLTVLLGAAALTACGGAASEGENETEGAASGAFPRTLDTVMGEVEIPARPQRVVVLDTGELDDVTMLGITPVGAVSPHMKTEGGFPAYLKDKVDGVTDVGPLLEPDLEKIAGLKPDLILSSKVRHEKVYDKLKAIAPTVFTETTGGPWKANLKVHAEALGEEKRAAAAMKRYEQRAKHLGEAVEKKAGTMPSASVVRFVAGPTRLYTKASFSGVVLDDIGLARPASQSSTDPAEPMLDVSPEQIDKADADLVFVTVADTPAKTRKKDVTTNPVWQDLPAVKNGKVFEVPDETWMSGIGIQAAGHMLADVAEATGVELPEK, from the coding sequence ATGGCCAACAGATCAGCTCCACGCGGCCCCGCCCGGCTGCTCACCGCACTGCTCACCGTCCTCCTGGGCGCCGCGGCCCTCACCGCGTGCGGCGGCGCGGCGTCCGAAGGGGAGAACGAGACCGAGGGCGCCGCCTCCGGCGCCTTCCCGCGCACGCTCGACACCGTGATGGGCGAGGTGGAAATACCGGCCCGGCCCCAGCGCGTCGTGGTCCTGGACACCGGCGAGCTGGACGACGTGACCATGCTCGGCATCACGCCGGTCGGCGCGGTCTCGCCGCACATGAAGACCGAGGGCGGCTTCCCCGCGTACCTCAAGGACAAGGTCGACGGCGTCACCGACGTCGGGCCGCTCCTCGAACCCGACCTGGAGAAGATCGCGGGCCTGAAGCCCGACCTGATCCTGTCCTCCAAGGTCCGGCACGAGAAGGTCTACGACAAGCTCAAGGCCATCGCCCCGACCGTGTTCACCGAGACGACCGGCGGCCCCTGGAAGGCCAATCTCAAGGTGCACGCCGAGGCGCTGGGTGAGGAGAAGCGGGCCGCCGCAGCGATGAAGCGGTACGAGCAGCGCGCGAAGCACCTGGGCGAGGCCGTCGAGAAGAAGGCCGGCACCATGCCCTCCGCCTCCGTGGTCCGCTTCGTCGCCGGACCGACCCGCCTCTACACGAAGGCCTCCTTCAGCGGTGTCGTGCTCGACGACATCGGTCTGGCCCGCCCGGCCTCGCAGTCCTCCACCGACCCGGCGGAGCCCATGCTCGACGTCAGTCCTGAGCAGATCGACAAGGCCGACGCCGACCTGGTCTTCGTGACCGTCGCCGACACCCCGGCCAAGACCCGGAAGAAGGACGTGACCACCAACCCGGTCTGGCAGGACCTGCCCGCCGTCAAGAACGGCAAGGTCTTCGAGGTACCGGACGAGACCTGGATGTCCGGCATCGGCATCCAGGCCGCCGGGCACATGCTCGCCGACGTGGCGGAGGCCACCGGCGTCGAACTGCCCGAGAAGTGA
- a CDS encoding type III PLP-dependent enzyme has translation MTAPTAAVRDRVRTLRPEDLPAYCYDLTALRNHAGHVRASLPGRVELYYAAKANPEPEVLAALRPYVHGYEVSSGGELTHVRKAVPGLPLAFGGPGKTPAELAGALASGVERFHVESVHELHMLAALAVRHAPGRRVAVLPRFNLPVSGGALDGGALTMGGRPAPFGIDPEQADETVRLLTDGTYPHLELRGVHAHLASGLEAPAQLAVAGSIVTWATGLAARHRIPLPEVVVGGGMAVDYTAPERRFDWTAYGTGLARLTAAHPELTLRIEPGRALTAYCGWYVTEVLDVKRSHGAEFAVVRGGTHHLRTPATKGHDQPCTVLPADGPWPHPWPRPAAVGDRVTLTGQLCTPKDLLARGVAAAGLRAGDRVAFGMAGAYAWNISHHDFLMHPRPGFHFLGAPEGG, from the coding sequence ATGACCGCCCCCACCGCCGCCGTCCGCGACCGCGTCCGCACCCTGCGGCCCGAGGACCTCCCGGCGTACTGCTACGACCTGACGGCACTGCGGAACCACGCCGGTCACGTGCGGGCTTCCCTCCCCGGCCGGGTCGAGCTGTACTACGCGGCCAAGGCCAATCCCGAACCGGAGGTGCTGGCCGCGCTCCGGCCGTACGTGCACGGCTACGAGGTCTCCTCCGGCGGCGAGCTGACCCACGTCCGCAAGGCGGTGCCCGGCCTCCCGCTGGCCTTCGGCGGCCCGGGCAAGACCCCGGCGGAGCTCGCCGGCGCGCTGGCCTCCGGCGTCGAGCGGTTCCACGTGGAGAGCGTGCACGAGCTGCACATGCTCGCCGCCCTGGCGGTACGCCACGCCCCCGGCCGCCGCGTCGCCGTACTGCCCCGCTTCAACCTCCCCGTGAGCGGCGGCGCCCTGGACGGCGGCGCACTCACCATGGGCGGCCGCCCGGCCCCCTTCGGCATCGACCCCGAACAGGCCGACGAGACCGTACGCCTGCTCACCGACGGCACCTACCCGCACCTCGAACTACGGGGCGTACACGCCCACTTGGCCAGCGGACTGGAGGCACCCGCCCAGCTGGCGGTGGCCGGCTCGATCGTCACCTGGGCCACCGGCCTGGCCGCCCGGCACCGCATACCCCTCCCCGAAGTGGTCGTCGGCGGCGGCATGGCCGTCGACTACACCGCGCCGGAGCGCCGCTTCGACTGGACCGCGTACGGCACAGGGCTGGCCCGGCTCACCGCGGCGCACCCGGAGCTGACGCTGCGCATCGAGCCGGGCCGCGCGCTCACCGCGTACTGCGGCTGGTACGTCACCGAGGTGCTGGACGTGAAGCGCAGCCACGGTGCGGAGTTCGCCGTGGTCCGCGGCGGCACGCATCATCTGCGCACGCCCGCCACCAAGGGCCACGACCAGCCCTGCACGGTGCTGCCCGCCGACGGTCCCTGGCCGCATCCCTGGCCCCGCCCGGCGGCCGTGGGTGACCGGGTGACGCTGACCGGCCAGCTGTGCACGCCCAAGGACCTGCTCGCCCGGGGCGTGGCAGCGGCCGGTCTGCGGGCCGGTGACCGAGTGGCGTTCGGGATGGCAGGGGCGTACGCGTGGAACATCTCGCACCACGACTTCCTCATGCATCCGCGCCCCGGCTTCCACTTCCTCGGCGCGCCCGAAGGAGGCTGA
- a CDS encoding MFS transporter has product MPGLGRRQVHAVAGCYFVASFAALGLPPFLTEILPGLGDRGARWAGLLYIVPTLFGGLVAPLWGRLADRFGRKKLLLRAQLGLAAAFLFAGWADSVATFTAALVLQGVLGGTFAASNGYLAAALEGPALSRALTLMQGSARAALVLAPIVVGTLSPWLSPHRQYALLAVLPLAAAVMLTVLPEPRRAGAHGAGTAGADPAGSARGNRGTLRALLALEFVFVLSTVVSFPYLISLVKERIPGTGALVSGVLFALPHMCYLVAAMAVHAAFRTRPRLGVALGFACVALGSAGHDLADSLPAFLAVRVLLGAGLTLGLVCMSVLAADCAEGRAPGGLFGSIEFFSKAGAVAAGLAAAAGNSLFGPSAPLLIGTAIAAVTVLATALPPLFRRLSATRRSS; this is encoded by the coding sequence GTGCCGGGGCTCGGCCGCCGTCAGGTGCACGCGGTGGCCGGCTGCTACTTCGTGGCGTCCTTCGCGGCGCTCGGCCTGCCGCCGTTCCTGACCGAGATCCTGCCCGGCCTGGGTGACCGTGGTGCCCGGTGGGCCGGTCTGCTCTACATCGTCCCCACCCTGTTCGGCGGGCTCGTCGCCCCGCTGTGGGGACGGCTGGCGGACCGCTTCGGCCGGAAGAAGCTGCTGCTGCGCGCGCAGTTGGGGCTGGCCGCCGCGTTCCTGTTCGCGGGGTGGGCCGACTCGGTGGCCACGTTCACCGCCGCGCTGGTGCTCCAGGGCGTCCTGGGCGGCACGTTCGCCGCGTCCAACGGCTATCTGGCCGCGGCGCTGGAGGGGCCCGCGCTGTCCCGGGCGCTGACGCTCATGCAGGGCAGCGCCCGGGCCGCACTGGTCCTCGCGCCGATCGTGGTCGGCACGCTGTCGCCGTGGCTGTCACCGCACCGGCAGTACGCGCTGCTCGCGGTGTTGCCGCTGGCCGCGGCGGTGATGCTCACGGTGCTGCCGGAACCGCGCCGGGCCGGGGCACACGGTGCCGGTACGGCCGGAGCGGACCCGGCCGGGTCCGCACGCGGCAACCGCGGGACGCTGCGCGCCCTCCTGGCCCTGGAGTTCGTCTTCGTCCTCTCGACGGTGGTCTCCTTCCCGTATCTGATCTCGCTCGTCAAGGAGCGCATACCGGGGACCGGGGCGCTGGTGTCCGGCGTGCTCTTCGCACTGCCGCACATGTGCTACCTGGTCGCCGCGATGGCGGTGCACGCCGCCTTCCGCACCCGGCCCCGGCTCGGAGTGGCGCTCGGCTTCGCCTGCGTCGCGCTGGGCTCGGCCGGGCACGACCTCGCCGACTCGCTGCCTGCTTTCCTGGCCGTCCGGGTACTGCTCGGCGCCGGTCTCACGCTGGGGCTGGTCTGCATGTCCGTGCTGGCCGCCGACTGCGCCGAGGGCCGGGCGCCCGGCGGGCTGTTCGGCTCCATCGAGTTCTTCTCCAAGGCCGGCGCGGTCGCCGCCGGCCTGGCCGCCGCGGCCGGCAACAGCCTGTTCGGGCCGTCGGCTCCCCTGCTCATCGGCACCGCGATCGCCGCGGTCACCGTGCTCGCGACCGCCCTCCCGCCTCTCTTCCGCCGTCTTTCCGCTACTCGCAGGAGCTCTTGA
- a CDS encoding DUF7144 family membrane protein, translated as MSQAAPHAAGPKQPRAHGPENVWAASGTLFAGVLMLVSGVLGVLEGIAGIANNKVYLLSNELTGTYVYEFDTTVWGWIHLILGIVVAITGFGLLKGARWARMSGIVLAGLYVIAHFMWLPYQPIWATVGIALGVFVIWSLCTDRTRYIP; from the coding sequence ATGTCGCAGGCAGCACCCCACGCAGCGGGCCCCAAGCAACCCCGGGCGCACGGCCCGGAGAACGTCTGGGCGGCCAGCGGCACGCTCTTCGCCGGCGTCCTGATGCTGGTCTCCGGGGTTCTGGGCGTCCTGGAAGGCATCGCCGGCATCGCCAACAACAAGGTGTACCTGCTGAGCAACGAGCTGACCGGCACCTACGTCTACGAGTTCGACACCACCGTGTGGGGCTGGATCCACCTGATCCTCGGCATCGTGGTGGCCATCACCGGCTTCGGGCTGCTCAAGGGCGCCCGCTGGGCCCGCATGTCGGGCATCGTCCTGGCGGGCCTGTACGTGATCGCGCACTTCATGTGGCTGCCGTACCAGCCCATCTGGGCCACGGTCGGCATCGCGCTCGGCGTCTTCGTCATCTGGTCGCTGTGCACGGACCGCACCCGCTACATCCCCTGA